In Micromonospora sp. WMMD980, the following are encoded in one genomic region:
- a CDS encoding sugar ABC transporter permease, whose translation MRHGRLPLILSFLLPPLAIYGIFVLSPYLQAFQISTTDWLGYSAQADQVGLANFRTLLHDGYVWNALKNNAILLAVVPVVTIALGLFFASMLTMGGRKGRAGVTGVRGTSVYRLVYFFPQVLSVVIIALLWKEIYSPTSGLLNGALRAVGLAEPPAWLGDPRFAFWCVLAVMVWSNVGFYVVLFGAAMQAIPRDIYEAVLLDGASRATMLRKITIPLLWDTIQVAWIYLAIAALDGFILVQLMTNGGPNFSSDVIGLRMYDTSFGSENKFGYASAIGVAMFFLTLSVAVLALRTARRDRIEYS comes from the coding sequence ATGCGACACGGCCGACTTCCGCTGATCCTCAGCTTCCTGCTGCCACCGCTGGCGATCTACGGCATCTTCGTGCTCTCGCCGTACCTCCAGGCGTTCCAGATCTCGACCACCGACTGGCTGGGCTACTCCGCGCAGGCCGACCAGGTCGGCCTGGCGAACTTCCGCACCCTGCTGCACGACGGGTACGTCTGGAACGCGTTGAAGAACAACGCGATCCTGCTCGCGGTGGTGCCGGTGGTGACCATCGCGCTGGGTCTCTTCTTCGCCAGCATGCTGACCATGGGGGGCCGCAAGGGGCGCGCCGGGGTGACCGGGGTACGTGGTACCTCGGTCTACCGGCTGGTCTACTTCTTCCCGCAGGTGCTCTCCGTGGTGATCATCGCGTTGCTGTGGAAGGAGATCTACAGCCCGACCAGCGGCCTGCTCAACGGCGCGCTGCGGGCGGTCGGGCTGGCCGAGCCGCCGGCCTGGCTGGGCGACCCGCGGTTCGCGTTCTGGTGCGTGCTGGCCGTGATGGTGTGGAGCAACGTCGGGTTCTACGTGGTGCTGTTCGGCGCCGCCATGCAGGCCATCCCGCGCGACATCTACGAGGCGGTGCTGCTGGACGGCGCGTCCCGGGCGACCATGCTGCGGAAGATCACCATCCCGCTGCTCTGGGACACCATCCAGGTGGCCTGGATCTACCTGGCCATCGCGGCGCTGGACGGCTTCATCCTGGTGCAGTTGATGACCAACGGCGGGCCGAACTTCTCCTCCGACGTCATCGGCCTGCGCATGTACGACACCTCGTTCGGCAGCGAGAACAAGTTCGGCTACGCCTCCGCGATCGGCGTGGCCATGTTCTTCCTGACCCTCTCGGTGGCGGTGCTGGCGCTGCGGACCGCCCGGCGTGATCGGATCGAGTACTCGTGA
- the ngcE gene encoding N-acetylglucosamine/diacetylchitobiose ABC transporter substrate-binding protein has protein sequence MNRREILRRSAAAGLLATPAAGLLSGCATSGGDDKGDAGAYQGTKSEQNPLGVKEDAPLEVVIFNGGFGEDYAKAHEAMYKENHPKAEIKHSATQEISKTLQPRFVDGSPPDVVNNSGAGQIDFNGLVSQNALADLGDLLAAPSLDVPGKTVKDTLLPGTVEVGSYDGKFLVLNYTYTVYGIWHSTKLFADRGWTYAKTWDEHIALCRQIKAAGIAPWTYAGLHPRYMSWPLISTAIKLGGPSVALAIDNLEPNAWKSDAMKTAADAWHQIVKDKFILAGSPGLDHKQSQTAWCQGKAAFISCGSWLESEQKDVTPAGFNMTVAPTPSLGSGDKLPFEAIRGTAGEPFMVPAKAKNVAGGLEYFRTMLSRKGAQDFTKKVASLPVVAGATDGVELPFGLATVVKALDASGSNGFNWVYNNYYRKLERNLVDAACGEFFSGRISPTELLDQCQKGADSIASDSSVKKYKRAA, from the coding sequence ATGAACAGGCGTGAGATCCTTCGGCGCAGCGCCGCCGCCGGTCTGCTGGCCACCCCCGCCGCCGGCCTGCTCAGCGGCTGTGCCACGTCCGGCGGCGACGACAAGGGCGACGCCGGCGCGTACCAGGGCACCAAGAGCGAGCAGAACCCGCTCGGCGTGAAGGAGGACGCCCCGCTCGAGGTGGTGATCTTCAACGGCGGCTTCGGCGAGGACTACGCCAAGGCCCACGAGGCGATGTACAAGGAGAACCACCCGAAGGCGGAGATCAAGCACTCGGCTACCCAGGAGATCAGCAAGACGCTCCAGCCCCGTTTCGTCGACGGCAGCCCGCCGGACGTGGTGAACAACTCCGGCGCCGGCCAGATCGACTTCAACGGCCTGGTCTCGCAGAACGCCCTGGCCGACCTCGGCGACCTGCTCGCCGCGCCGAGCCTCGACGTGCCCGGCAAGACGGTCAAGGACACGCTGCTGCCCGGCACCGTCGAGGTCGGCTCCTACGACGGCAAGTTCCTGGTGCTCAACTACACCTACACGGTGTACGGCATCTGGCACTCCACCAAGCTCTTCGCCGACCGGGGCTGGACCTACGCGAAGACCTGGGACGAGCACATCGCGCTCTGCCGGCAGATCAAGGCCGCCGGCATCGCCCCCTGGACGTACGCCGGCCTGCACCCCCGCTACATGAGCTGGCCGCTGATCTCCACCGCGATCAAGCTGGGCGGCCCCTCGGTCGCGCTGGCCATCGACAACCTGGAGCCCAACGCCTGGAAGTCGGACGCGATGAAGACCGCCGCCGACGCCTGGCACCAGATCGTGAAGGACAAGTTCATCCTCGCCGGCTCCCCGGGCCTGGACCACAAGCAGTCGCAGACCGCCTGGTGCCAGGGCAAGGCCGCGTTCATCTCCTGCGGCTCCTGGCTGGAGAGCGAGCAGAAGGACGTCACCCCGGCCGGCTTCAACATGACCGTCGCGCCCACCCCGAGCCTGGGCAGCGGCGACAAGCTGCCGTTCGAGGCGATCCGGGGCACCGCGGGCGAGCCGTTCATGGTGCCGGCGAAGGCGAAGAACGTGGCCGGCGGCCTCGAATACTTCCGGACCATGCTGTCGCGCAAGGGCGCGCAGGACTTCACGAAGAAGGTCGCCAGCCTGCCCGTGGTCGCCGGCGCCACCGACGGTGTCGAACTGCCGTTCGGGCTGGCCACCGTGGTCAAGGCGCTCGACGCGTCCGGGTCCAACGGGTTCAACTGGGTCTACAACAACTACTACCGCAAGCTGGAGCGCAACCTGGTCGACGCGGCCTGTGGCGAGTTCTTCAGCGGCCGGATCTCCCCGACCGAACTCCTCGACCAGTGCCAGAAGGGCGCCGACTCGATCGCCTCGGACAGCTCGGTCAAGAAGTACAAGCGGGCCGCGTGA
- a CDS encoding acyltransferase translates to MRRLRQLAERTPPGRDRYVDLLRALAIAMVVLGHWGVTVIGHEHGRPSGHSALPDLPWAWPLTWVAQVMPVFFLVGGYANAASLAARRARGGTATGWLVDRSARLVRPTTALLLVLAAGAAVATLRGADPTQVRTVVWFATIPLWFLAAYLVVVASTPPMYALHRRFSLAVPVALAGLVALGDLGRLLGPAALADGNYLFAWLAVHQLGFAWYDARSPELPRRRRLPLDRRTGATLLLVGLGALVLLTTVGPYPVAMLHVAGERLDNAAPPSVALLAAATTQLGLILLLGGPAGRRLRRSGPWQAVIAVNAVVLTAFLWHLTAAILLVGLLDALGVLPTPPVGSATWWAWRIPWLAALAVVLAALVAVFGSIEARTRRPSGPPGPHGRAATALAVTGYAALVAGLLLNSLAPKTAPEPLGLPAPALVAYLAGAGLLRLLRSGWGSRG, encoded by the coding sequence ATGCGCCGCCTGCGGCAGCTCGCCGAGCGCACGCCGCCGGGGCGGGATCGCTACGTCGACCTGCTCCGGGCGCTGGCCATCGCCATGGTCGTCCTCGGCCACTGGGGCGTGACAGTGATCGGCCACGAGCACGGTCGCCCGTCCGGCCACTCGGCGCTGCCCGACCTGCCGTGGGCCTGGCCGCTGACCTGGGTGGCCCAGGTGATGCCGGTGTTCTTCCTGGTCGGCGGCTATGCCAACGCCGCCTCGTTGGCCGCCCGCCGGGCCCGGGGCGGGACCGCGACCGGTTGGCTGGTGGACCGCAGCGCCCGGCTGGTCCGCCCGACCACCGCGCTGCTGCTGGTGCTGGCCGCCGGCGCCGCGGTCGCCACCCTGCGCGGGGCGGACCCGACGCAGGTGCGCACCGTGGTCTGGTTCGCCACCATCCCGCTGTGGTTCCTGGCCGCCTACCTCGTGGTGGTGGCGTCGACCCCGCCGATGTACGCGCTGCACCGCCGGTTCTCCCTGGCCGTGCCGGTGGCGCTGGCCGGGCTCGTCGCGCTCGGTGACCTCGGCCGGCTCCTCGGTCCGGCCGCGCTGGCCGACGGCAACTACCTGTTCGCCTGGCTGGCCGTGCACCAGCTCGGCTTCGCCTGGTACGACGCCCGGTCACCGGAGCTGCCCCGACGACGACGGCTGCCGCTGGACCGTCGGACCGGCGCGACGCTGCTGCTGGTCGGCCTGGGCGCGCTGGTGCTGCTGACCACCGTCGGGCCGTATCCGGTGGCGATGCTGCACGTGGCCGGCGAGAGGTTGGACAACGCCGCCCCGCCCAGCGTGGCCCTGCTCGCCGCGGCCACCACCCAGCTCGGGCTGATCCTGCTGCTGGGCGGTCCGGCCGGGCGTCGGCTGCGCCGCTCCGGCCCGTGGCAGGCCGTGATCGCGGTCAACGCGGTGGTGCTCACCGCCTTCCTCTGGCACCTGACCGCCGCGATCCTGCTGGTCGGCCTGCTCGACGCGCTCGGCGTGCTGCCCACTCCCCCGGTCGGCTCGGCCACCTGGTGGGCCTGGCGGATCCCGTGGCTGGCGGCGCTGGCCGTGGTGCTGGCCGCGCTGGTCGCCGTGTTCGGCTCGATCGAGGCCCGCACCCGCCGCCCCTCCGGGCCGCCCGGACCGCACGGGCGGGCCGCCACCGCGCTGGCCGTCACCGGGTACGCCGCGCTGGTCGCCGGGCTGCTGCTCAACAGCCTGGCGCCGAAGACCGCGCCGGAGCCGCTCGGGTTGCCCGCCCCGGCGCTGGTGGCGTACCTGGCCGGGGCGGGACTGCTGCGGCTGCTCAGGTCTGGGTGGGGAAGCCGAGGTTGA
- a CDS encoding carbohydrate ABC transporter permease yields MTILPLAWMLLSSLKSNGEIIADPWGLPEALRFDNWARAWTNAHIGRFFFNSLVVVTGSLSLTMLLGATAAYVFARYEFRGRQVVYYLFVGGMMFPVFLALVPLFFVVRSVGLLGTWPGLILVYTAYSLPFTVFFLTAFFRTLPTSVAEAAMIDGCGHFRLFFRVMLPMARPGLISVGIFNFLSHWNQFLLPQVLIPGDGPNRMLAQGLSSLAVSQGYAGDYAQLFAGLTIAVLPVLVVYVAFQRQIQAGLTAGQLK; encoded by the coding sequence ATGACCATCCTGCCCCTGGCCTGGATGCTGCTCAGCTCGCTGAAGAGCAATGGCGAGATCATCGCCGACCCGTGGGGGCTGCCCGAGGCGTTGCGGTTCGACAACTGGGCGCGCGCCTGGACCAACGCCCACATCGGCCGGTTCTTCTTCAACAGCCTGGTGGTGGTGACCGGCTCGCTGAGCCTGACCATGCTGCTCGGTGCCACCGCCGCGTACGTCTTCGCCCGCTACGAGTTCCGCGGCCGTCAGGTGGTCTACTACCTGTTCGTCGGCGGCATGATGTTCCCGGTCTTCCTGGCCCTGGTGCCGCTCTTCTTCGTGGTGCGCAGCGTCGGTCTGCTCGGCACCTGGCCCGGTCTGATCCTGGTCTACACGGCTTACTCGCTGCCGTTCACGGTGTTCTTCCTGACCGCGTTCTTCCGCACGCTGCCGACCTCGGTGGCCGAGGCCGCGATGATCGACGGCTGCGGGCACTTCCGGCTCTTCTTCCGGGTGATGCTGCCGATGGCGCGACCGGGACTGATCAGCGTGGGGATCTTCAACTTCCTCAGCCACTGGAACCAGTTCCTGCTGCCCCAGGTGCTCATCCCCGGCGACGGGCCGAACCGGATGCTCGCCCAGGGACTCAGCTCGCTCGCGGTCAGCCAGGGCTACGCCGGCGACTACGCCCAGCTCTTCGCCGGGCTGACGATCGCGGTGCTGCCGGTACTGGTGGTCTACGTGGCCTTCCAGCGTCAGATCCAGGCCGGCCTGACCGCCGGGCAGCTCAAGTGA
- a CDS encoding CoA-acylating methylmalonate-semialdehyde dehydrogenase — MNVIGHYVDGKRTTGESARRGDVFDPATGRRTGQVALADATDVTGAVETAERAARDWRDASLARRTAVLFAVRELVHARRDRLAEAITAEHGKVLADAAGEVQRGLEVIEYACGIASALRGGFSENVSTEVDSYSLRQPLGVVAVISPFNFPVMVPLWFVPVAIACGNAVVLKPSEKDPSAALLLAEWFTEAGLPDGVLNVVNGDKEAVDALLDHPGVRAVSFVGSTPVARYVHQRGALAGKRVQALGGAKNHMVVLPDADLDLAADAVVNAGFGSAGERCMAISALVAVEPVADALVERIAARMARLRTGDGRRGCDMGPLVTAAHAERVRSYVEAGVAAGAVPVVDGRDVTPDGEPGGFWLGPTLFDHVRPEMSIYTDEIFGPVLSVLRVGSYDEAVELVNASPYGNGTAIFTNDGGAARRYQHEVEAGMVGINVPIPVPMAYYSFGGWKASLFGDLHAHGADGVAFCTRGKVVTSRWLDPRHGGVNLGFPTQT, encoded by the coding sequence ATGAACGTCATCGGGCACTACGTCGACGGCAAGCGGACCACCGGGGAGTCCGCGCGGCGCGGCGACGTCTTCGACCCCGCCACCGGCCGGCGGACCGGGCAGGTGGCGCTGGCCGACGCCACCGACGTGACCGGCGCGGTGGAGACCGCCGAGCGGGCCGCCCGCGACTGGCGGGACGCCTCGCTGGCCCGGCGCACGGCGGTGCTGTTCGCCGTCCGCGAGCTGGTGCACGCCCGCCGGGACCGGCTCGCCGAGGCGATCACCGCCGAGCACGGCAAGGTGCTCGCGGACGCCGCCGGCGAGGTGCAGCGCGGCCTGGAGGTGATCGAGTACGCCTGCGGCATCGCCTCGGCGCTGCGCGGCGGGTTCAGCGAGAACGTCTCGACCGAGGTCGACTCGTACAGCCTGCGGCAGCCGCTGGGCGTGGTCGCGGTGATCTCCCCGTTCAACTTCCCGGTGATGGTGCCGCTCTGGTTCGTGCCGGTGGCGATCGCCTGCGGCAACGCGGTGGTGCTCAAGCCCAGCGAGAAGGACCCGAGCGCGGCGCTGCTGCTGGCCGAGTGGTTCACCGAGGCCGGCCTGCCCGACGGGGTGCTCAACGTGGTCAACGGCGACAAGGAGGCGGTCGACGCGCTGCTCGACCACCCCGGCGTGAGGGCGGTGTCGTTCGTCGGCTCCACCCCGGTGGCCCGGTACGTGCACCAGCGCGGAGCGCTGGCCGGCAAGCGGGTGCAGGCGCTGGGCGGGGCGAAGAACCACATGGTGGTGCTGCCCGACGCCGACCTGGACCTGGCCGCCGACGCCGTGGTCAACGCCGGGTTCGGCTCGGCGGGGGAGCGGTGCATGGCGATCTCCGCGCTGGTCGCGGTGGAGCCGGTGGCCGACGCGCTGGTCGAGCGGATCGCCGCGCGGATGGCCCGGCTGCGCACCGGCGACGGCCGCCGTGGCTGCGACATGGGGCCGCTGGTCACCGCCGCGCACGCCGAGCGGGTCCGGTCGTATGTCGAGGCCGGGGTGGCGGCCGGCGCGGTTCCGGTGGTGGACGGGCGCGACGTCACGCCGGACGGCGAGCCGGGCGGCTTCTGGCTCGGTCCCACCCTCTTCGACCACGTCCGGCCGGAGATGTCGATCTACACCGACGAGATCTTCGGTCCGGTGCTGAGCGTGCTGCGCGTCGGCTCGTACGACGAGGCGGTGGAGTTGGTCAACGCCAGCCCGTACGGCAACGGGACCGCGATCTTCACCAACGACGGCGGCGCCGCCCGGCGCTACCAGCACGAGGTGGAGGCCGGTATGGTCGGGATCAACGTGCCCATCCCGGTGCCGATGGCCTACTACTCGTTCGGGGGGTGGAAGGCGTCGCTCTTCGGCGACCTGCACGCGCACGGCGCCGACGGGGTCGCGTTCTGCACCCGGGGCAAGGTGGTCACCAGCCGCTGGCTCGACCCGCGCCACGGCGGGGTCAACCTCGGCTTCCCCACCCAGACCTGA